A part of Lentimicrobium sp. L6 genomic DNA contains:
- a CDS encoding DMT family transporter: MESKANKQVILGAVVIGISATFWGFDGIVLTPRLFNLPVPFVVFILHLVPFLLMNFFLYKRYSLLSTLTRTELFSLIMVATFGGSIGTMAIVKALFLVNFQSLSIVVLLQKLQPVFAISLAALFLKEKLRRNFLLWAIIALIAGYFLTFGASLPHIQEDKNTIYASLLAVLAAFSFGSSTVFSKKVLGKLDFISATFFRYGFTATIMFVVVTSMGFLGEFNHVTPQNWMVIFIIAMTTGSGAIFLYYFGLKKVKAIIATIMELFFPMSAILFDYFINGHLLSSVQWVSAAVMIFAIINLNADNSKALKRFRKS, from the coding sequence ATGGAAAGCAAAGCAAATAAACAAGTCATTTTAGGTGCGGTGGTTATTGGAATTTCTGCAACGTTTTGGGGGTTCGATGGTATTGTTTTAACACCAAGGTTGTTTAACTTGCCAGTTCCATTTGTGGTTTTTATTCTGCATTTGGTGCCCTTCCTTTTGATGAATTTCTTTTTGTATAAGCGTTATTCTTTGTTGAGTACCTTAACTAGGACTGAGCTTTTTTCATTAATCATGGTGGCCACTTTTGGAGGGAGTATTGGAACCATGGCTATAGTGAAAGCCTTGTTTCTCGTTAACTTTCAATCCTTGTCCATCGTAGTACTTTTACAGAAACTACAACCGGTATTTGCTATTTCACTGGCCGCTTTATTTCTAAAAGAAAAGCTTCGTAGGAATTTCCTCCTCTGGGCTATTATAGCTCTAATTGCAGGTTATTTTTTAACCTTTGGCGCTTCATTACCCCATATTCAAGAGGATAAAAATACCATATACGCCTCCTTATTAGCGGTGTTGGCTGCTTTTAGTTTTGGTAGTTCTACTGTGTTTAGCAAGAAAGTGCTTGGGAAATTAGATTTTATTTCAGCTACTTTCTTCCGTTATGGATTTACAGCTACTATTATGTTTGTTGTGGTTACGAGTATGGGCTTTTTAGGTGAATTCAATCATGTGACTCCTCAGAATTGGATGGTGATTTTCATCATAGCCATGACCACAGGTAGTGGAGCCATCTTCCTTTATTATTTTGGATTGAAAAAGGTGAAGGCCATTATTGCCACCATTATGGAATTATTCTTTCCCATGTCGGCCATTCTATTTGATTATTTTATCAATGGTCATCTCTTGAGCTCAGTACAATGGGTGAGTGCCGCTGTTATGATATTTGCCATCATCAACCTAAATGCAGATAATTCTAAAGCATTGAAAAGGTTTAGGAAATCTTAG
- the lepA gene encoding translation elongation factor 4 yields the protein MKNIRNFCIIAHIDHGKSTLADRLLQATGTVSDRDLQAQTLDDMDLERERGITIKSHAIQMDFEQDGEQYVLNLIDTPGHVDFSYEVSRSIAACEGALLIVDATQGIQAQTISNLYLAIENDLEIIPVLNKMDLDNAMPEDVSDQIIDLIGCDLEDIIPASGKTGFGVDKILEAIIAKVPAPKGDPEAPFQALIFDSVFNSFRGIIAYFRIMNGEVKKGDLVKFMSTGKEYHADEIGVLRMKQEQRKVMKTGDVGYIISGIKTAKEVKVGDTVTHVDRPCEEIIDGFEEVKPMVFAGIYPVDADDYEELRASLEKLQLNDASLTWEPESSMALGFGFRCGFLGLLHMEIIQERLDREFDMNVITTVPNVSYKVVSNKGVMTEVHNPSGLPEQKYIDHIEEPYIKAQIISKGDYVGQVMKLCIDKRGELKNQVYLASDRVELTFELPLGEIVFDFYDRLKSISKGYASFDYHLSDYRPANLIKLDILLNGEPVDALSTLIHRDNAYDFGRRICSKLKELIPRQQFDIAIQGAIGSKVISRETVKAVRKDVTAKCYGGDITRKRKLLEKQKKGKKRMRQVGNVEVPQTAFLAVLKLD from the coding sequence ATGAAGAACATACGTAATTTTTGCATTATTGCCCATATTGACCATGGTAAGAGTACTCTGGCAGACCGCCTATTACAGGCAACAGGAACTGTTTCTGATAGAGATTTGCAGGCACAAACCCTTGATGATATGGATTTGGAGCGTGAGCGTGGGATTACCATAAAGAGTCATGCTATCCAAATGGATTTTGAGCAAGATGGAGAACAATATGTTTTAAACTTGATAGATACTCCCGGTCACGTTGACTTTAGCTACGAGGTCAGTAGATCTATTGCAGCTTGTGAAGGAGCCCTTTTAATTGTGGATGCCACTCAGGGTATTCAGGCACAAACCATTTCTAATCTTTATCTTGCTATAGAAAATGATTTGGAAATTATTCCAGTTTTGAATAAAATGGATTTAGATAATGCCATGCCAGAGGATGTCTCCGATCAAATCATCGATCTTATTGGTTGTGATTTAGAAGATATTATTCCTGCAAGTGGTAAGACTGGTTTTGGAGTTGATAAGATCTTAGAGGCCATTATAGCAAAAGTTCCTGCTCCCAAAGGGGATCCTGAAGCACCATTTCAAGCATTAATTTTTGATTCTGTATTTAATTCTTTTAGAGGAATTATCGCTTATTTCCGCATTATGAATGGGGAGGTAAAAAAAGGTGATTTGGTGAAGTTTATGTCTACAGGCAAAGAATACCATGCCGATGAGATTGGTGTTTTAAGAATGAAGCAAGAACAGCGTAAGGTGATGAAAACTGGCGATGTAGGTTATATCATCTCAGGCATTAAAACCGCCAAAGAAGTAAAAGTGGGTGACACCGTAACGCATGTTGATCGTCCTTGTGAAGAGATTATTGATGGTTTTGAAGAAGTGAAGCCAATGGTGTTTGCAGGTATCTATCCTGTTGATGCTGATGATTACGAAGAATTAAGAGCTTCATTGGAAAAACTTCAATTGAATGATGCTTCATTAACCTGGGAACCAGAAAGCAGTATGGCTTTAGGTTTTGGTTTCCGTTGTGGATTTTTAGGACTTCTGCACATGGAGATTATTCAAGAGCGGTTAGATAGAGAGTTTGATATGAATGTGATCACCACTGTTCCTAACGTTTCTTATAAAGTGGTTTCTAATAAAGGTGTAATGACGGAAGTTCATAATCCTAGTGGATTACCAGAGCAAAAATATATCGATCACATTGAAGAGCCATATATCAAAGCACAAATCATTTCCAAAGGTGATTATGTGGGACAGGTGATGAAACTTTGTATTGATAAAAGGGGAGAGCTAAAAAATCAAGTTTATTTAGCTAGTGATAGAGTAGAACTTACCTTTGAATTGCCTTTGGGAGAAATAGTTTTCGATTTCTATGATAGGCTAAAGAGTATTTCTAAAGGTTATGCATCTTTCGATTATCACTTGTCGGATTATCGTCCTGCAAATTTGATCAAGTTAGATATTCTGTTAAATGGAGAACCTGTGGATGCCCTCTCTACATTGATTCACAGAGATAATGCCTATGACTTTGGACGCAGGATTTGTTCGAAATTGAAAGAGCTGATTCCACGACAGCAATTTGATATTGCCATTCAGGGAGCTATTGGATCAAAGGTTATTTCTCGTGAAACGGTAAAAGCAGTTCGTAAGGATGTAACAGCCAAATGTTATGGTGGTGATATTACACGTAAG
- a CDS encoding M1 family metallopeptidase: MRAIHLLFSLIIFILFAFSNISFADSGGPLKPEQAAYDVTYYYLDLSIDPETQTINGSLLCQVTIINPIDVLLLDLDDVFLVTNVDISINNSDFQQTSYSHENELLEINIPEDVDTDDMISCKIYYNGAPRISQGPPWDAGFVWDTTSDGQHWLAVVCQFQGGDIWWPCKDHPSDEPDSMHISLRVPNPLVCVSNGQYLGFVDNGDNTSSYNWFVSVPINNYNVTFYAADFLLIEDEYESTIGNEIPFRFWVLPEDYETAVNYMDVFQQEFDFLEEIYGPLPFGTDKQGWAHAPYLGMEHQSIIAYGHDFTTNSWGYDYIHLHELAHEWWGNLLTAKNWADIWIHEGIATYTEALYVEYLSGMETYFNFMRLHYPGPQMNPLAPYEDMTASDAFDLLEPYNRGACTMHALRYHLGDEQFFEVLKRWAYLDPDDFGNEDGRQCRLVDTEDLKIQAELVTGVDLAPFWSVFLEKLAIHN; the protein is encoded by the coding sequence ATGAGAGCTATACACCTCCTGTTTTCCCTTATTATATTCATTCTTTTTGCATTTTCAAATATTTCTTTTGCAGATTCTGGAGGTCCTTTAAAACCAGAACAAGCAGCCTACGATGTGACCTATTATTATTTAGACTTGAGTATTGATCCCGAAACTCAAACCATAAATGGTTCCTTATTGTGTCAAGTGACCATTATCAACCCCATCGATGTTCTTTTATTAGACCTTGATGATGTTTTTTTGGTAACTAATGTTGATATCAGCATTAATAATTCAGATTTTCAGCAGACTAGTTATAGTCATGAAAATGAGCTCCTAGAAATAAATATTCCTGAAGATGTGGATACTGATGACATGATTAGCTGTAAAATATACTATAATGGTGCACCTAGAATCTCCCAAGGTCCGCCGTGGGATGCTGGTTTTGTATGGGACACTACATCAGATGGTCAACACTGGTTAGCTGTGGTTTGTCAGTTTCAGGGAGGTGATATTTGGTGGCCTTGTAAAGATCATCCATCGGATGAACCAGATTCTATGCATATTAGCTTAAGAGTTCCAAATCCTTTGGTATGTGTTTCCAATGGACAATATTTAGGTTTTGTAGATAATGGAGACAATACATCAAGCTATAATTGGTTTGTATCTGTTCCTATTAATAATTATAATGTGACCTTTTATGCTGCAGATTTTTTATTGATTGAGGATGAGTATGAAAGTACCATTGGAAACGAAATTCCTTTCAGATTTTGGGTTTTACCCGAAGATTATGAAACGGCGGTAAATTATATGGATGTTTTCCAACAAGAATTTGATTTTCTGGAAGAAATTTACGGACCATTGCCATTCGGAACAGATAAACAGGGTTGGGCACATGCTCCCTACTTGGGAATGGAGCATCAATCTATTATTGCCTATGGCCATGATTTCACCACCAATAGTTGGGGATATGACTATATTCATTTGCATGAATTAGCCCACGAATGGTGGGGCAACTTATTAACCGCCAAGAACTGGGCCGATATCTGGATACACGAAGGAATTGCAACTTACACTGAAGCTTTATATGTGGAGTATTTATCCGGAATGGAGACTTATTTCAATTTTATGAGACTTCATTATCCTGGACCTCAAATGAATCCATTAGCTCCTTATGAAGATATGACTGCTTCAGATGCATTTGACCTCCTCGAGCCATACAACAGAGGCGCCTGCACAATGCACGCTTTAAGATATCATTTAGGAGATGAACAATTCTTTGAAGTATTAAAAAGATGGGCCTATCTTGATCCTGATGATTTTGGAAATGAAGATGGAAGACAGTGCAGGTTGGTCGATACGGAAGATTTAAAAATCCAAGCTGAGCTAGTTACCGGTGTAGACTTAGCCCCATTTTGGTCTGTTTTTTTAGAGAAGCTAGCTATCCACAACTGA